The sequence TTACGTGACTGTTTTTTATCCCTTTCCATCTTTTCCTCCCCATTCCTCCCTGTTTATTAACCCTGAACCGCCCATCATCAGTGTACACAGTTCCGCAAACCCCCAACACCCTGAGCCCCCAGGTTTGCATCCTTATGAGTTGCAAAGCCCTGTTTGCATGCATTTTCTTGATTGCCAGTTGGTGTCAGACAAATGTTTATCTCCTAGTTTTCTACATGACATTAGACTTGTCAGACTTGAGCCTATATGTTTATTGCTTCCTCTTGTTTTTACTAACtctttttaaactgaagaaGTCATTTACTTCTTTGACATTGACCCTTTAAGGAGCATTCTCCTTCTGTGCACAGACTTAGGGGTTGCATTTGGATATGACAGAGAGTAGCAGAGAGTAACTATGAGGTCCTTGTGAAAGCAGCTTCTCAAGGTCAGATAGCAGAACCAAGAACGTGTTAGCTTCTTCCTGCTTCTAACACTgagaagttttgtttctttactggTCAAATAGCTTTCCTTAGCAATGAGAAGTGGAGTTGGCCCATTAATTACAAAAATACCCTCCAAATTCTAGCtttaaaaaagctttctctttaaaagcagagaaacatttCTTGAAGTCAGTGGGAATCTTCAGTGTCTCAGAAGGCTTAATGAGCGTGGGAAGAAAGCATAGATTCCAGTGAACTGTACAATATGAGCCATGTTAAATTCAAGCTAAGGTTTTCAGCAATGCCACTGTTTTACTGTGAGTCCTTTCAGGAGGGGGCACAATAAGTGCCTACTCACCTATATCCCTGTATTCATGATAtgctgtattattttatttattttttcctttttcacatttGTCATGTGTCTACCTTTTTTCAGGTCAAAAGGTGTGCTATGGTGGCTTCAAGCGTTCCTGCTACAAGATAGCTTATTTCCAGGACTTGTCTAGACGCGTGGGCTTTCAGGAGGCCCGCCAAGCTTGTGAAATGGATGGCGGGGCTTTACTGAGCTTGGAAAGTGAAGCTGAGCAGCAACTAATAGAAAACATGTTACAGAACCTTACTAAGTCAGGCTCTGGGATTTCTGATGGTGATTTCTGGATTGGGTTGTGGAGAAGCGGTGATGGACTGGCCACCTCCAGTGCTTGCCCTGACCTCTACCATTGGGCTGATGGAAGTATTTCACCCTTCAGGTAAGTCTCTAAAGCTGCTTATTGAGCAGgtataatggaaataaatgaagagagaagtgtctggtaaaaaaaatatcatagaatcgtaaAATCACAGAAcgggttgggttggaagggacccactTGCTGCCCTTTGAAGTTAATAGAATAACTCCTTAACTTCTCCAGCCAAAGGAGAGCTGGCAGCCAGGGTTTTGAATTTTAATCTGTGAAGGGATGGCATAGGGGATGGCAGCCtacaattttctttgcttccatttcaaataaattctGCAAGATTGGCCACCACAAGTCAGGCAGCTAGCCAGCAAGTAAATTAATGCAGGTTGCTTAATGCAAACTGTTCTGTTTCTACTCTGTCTTTtgaaaaagctttaattttgtGATTAAGCATAAGgccagaaaaacagcagctcaCAGGCCTCAGGACAAAGCGGGTCTGTAAACCGCCAAATAGGAATGAAAACAGGTAAAAGAGCAGTGTTATTTCTAACAGAATGTTATTGAGATGGTTTTGATCAGAACTTCAAGATCCAGAAATTTGCAGTCCAGTTTCTAAATGCCTTTTATAGAGGTGCTGTGGGAAATGCTGGTAATCGTTGAAGAAGAAGTCACATTTTTTTATTGATATTAACTGTTCTCCTTGATACTCTGATTAATTTTATTGTCAAAATTTgtaagtttttatttatttactgctaGAAATTGGTATACAGATGAGCCTTCCTGTGGAAGTGAAGCCTGTGTTGTCATGTATCATCAGCCAACAGCAAACCCTGGTCTGGGAGGGCCATATCTTTATCAATGGAATGATGATAGATGCAACATGAAGCACAATTTTATCTGCAAGTATGGCCCAGGTAGGTGAAACTAAAGTCATCTCTCACAGATGGGATGCTTCCTTAGAAAATCAATTGCCTCTTGTTTTGAGAAAGAAGCTGCAAATGTCTTCTGGCCACACTATTACACTTGCCAATGTTACTGATTCCTTTGGAGAGTGAGTGACAGACCTGACATTAATTGGAGTTGCAATTTATCAAAGCTAGTAGTATTGTAAGTGAAACTATCTGTGTTCAAGAAGAATGCTTTTTCAAGGTTAGCTTCACTATCTTTCCTTCTCAGGATTACTGATTTGTATTTACTTTAATCTTGTATTTACTAGTTTATTCTTCAAAAAATTATTCTAAATGGccattttctccttcccctATTTGTTCTCATGTAGGATGGCCAAACCATCTCTTGATCGTACCACAAAAATTTAAGCCGTTTTTGCAGTTTCATACCTCTGAAATTCTGTATCAACTTATATATGATAATTATTTCTAACAGTATTGtcttaatgaaagaaagaacagtaggaaaaaaatcttcatctgCAGATGGTGGCAGAAAAAACAAGTCATGCTATGTACTTCAGGCATGATATAGGTTCAGCAGAGGGAATGTAAACTATGAACTAGAACACTATGCAGTCAGTAAAAAGACATGAGAAGTAAACTTTGAAGTTAAACCTGTAACGGCTTTTGCTTTTGATGGTTCCTACAGAAAATCAAGCCATGTTTTTCAGCAGGATCATGCACATATCTTCAAATAATGTATagtgtttttgcttttcaaaaactAAGCTGCAAGTCAGAATTAATATAAAATCCTCCTTTTAGCAGCTATTTAACCTACCAATTCTGCATAATTTCCTACCTGCTTTTTCTGTATTCATGATCTAGTAATGATCACAGTCATTGATCCAGGCTATTTTCTTCCACCAGCTTTCGTGGATAGATAGTTCTCTCACTGGCTATTGCCATAATGACATTATTAATGGCAATTAATATTGTAAGCAGATATTAAATACTTGGAAGGCTAGATATATCCACATATTTCACCCTCCAAAATCTGTTACTGCTTCTAAAATTAGTAATGACTATTGCTGTCTTATGGCGATCAGTGATCATCTCAGTCACATGAGCCATTCAAGGAATTGTGTCATATAAAGCCTTACCACTTTCACAGATGATCACAACTGATTTGAAATAAGAgaataaaacatgttttgttattaaaataaaaatatttttgtgtcaGAAAATGCAGGTTGGATTAAAATAGTGCAGTTTTGAGTATATTTCATGACTTTAAAAACtcagaaatgtaaatgaaatcaTCATTCCACAATAGCAAACTACTTACAATTCTAACTATGGTGTGATAAAGATTTATTAATTTCTATTGCTTTcgccattaaaaaaaaaaagttggttgtttttggttggcagaaagcaaaatgataaaagtaacaatgaaaatgaagttataTTTCTTTCACCATATAGAAATAGGTTACTCTTGTATAATAAGGAACATTATATCAATAAGGCAAGCAATGTATACATAATTACTAAGATTGGCATTGTTATGTAGCTAAATACAGTACTGCAAAATTGTAGCTATTTACCTTCCAAGCGGCTGCAATTGTGCTTGCTAGCAAAACAGACTATTCtccagaaatgtatttttgtatcACATGGAGGAAAAGAATAGATGTATAAATGCATATAAATGGGTATATAACATTTCTTTCATTACCTAAAGGAAATACCATGGTATAAGAAAACTACATGTGCTACCTAAAACCCATACGTAAGACTTATGAAAAACCTTTATTTCCTCTCCAAATAACTCTAATAACTTCAACTTCAGCTATTTATAGTACAAAACACAGCCAATTTACTAGTAGTATTACAAGGGCACACAAATATTGAATTTCATTTCGTTATCTGAATGTATTGTTTTTCACAACATTCTCGTCTGTTTTGAATATATGGTGTAGGCCAAAATGGAAATGTTGTAAGTGGCCATGACAAAGTTGTACCTAATTTTACCAGCAGTAGGTTCAGGGCAGTCATTCATTAGGCATTCACGCTCAAGTcatacattcattttttaaacatatgCTGTTGCAatgtttggtttgcttttaaatcatATTGATCATTCGGCGATCTTAAATTTCATTATAGGTTGATAATagcaactgcattttttcccatCCATCTCTTGTATGTTTGATTATGCTATCACATTAAAAACTCATCTCTTTGTCTACTGTCTAGAGTGAGCAATTCAATTTTTAGTGGTATTTTGATACCACTCTTTCTTTACCTATGGCCAAACATAACCTTTTGTTCTAGAAGGTGTTTATGCCCCTTTGATTTCTCTCAGCATTTTGTGATAAGAGGACACTTGAAACTGCAGGCTAGTAGCACTATTATTTTGACAcaacattaattattttattccatCAATCATGCAGATTGCACTCCTATGCTTATCCTTTCAATATGAgattattatttctgtaatcTTCATAAAATTTTAGCTGTAATGGTCACCATAAGTAAACTTGCAAACCTCCGCAGTGCAGCTCAAAGCCATGAATTTCTCCTCTGGTTTCTTACACATTACAAGGAATGTGATACTATCATTTGTCTTTTGGTAATTTCACTTCCCTATGTGTAACATTAGAATTCACTATCCATTACTGGTTTTTTAAGTCTGatattctttaattattttttaaaaaatgaacagatttaAGTATTAATCAAGAACATTTCCTCTCTTATATTCTCTTAGTATCATCTATGTAAGTGAAACTTTGGATATGTTAAGAGTCTTATTCAGCACAAGTATTAAAAGACTCAGTAATTTTGCAATAATTTAGCAGATGCCATTAAGAATTGGAACTGGAATGAACTGTAGCCCTTTTCTCAGGAGAGGAAAATGTATGAAGTAGAAGTAAATTGACTCTAGTTTGCAAATAATCATTGGTAAGACTGCTGAAAAATTAAGCAACTATTGTTTTGGAGGATAAATCTATTTCTGTGATGCTGCAtgcaaaataatgaaagtaTCTGTTTTATTACACACATTCTTTCTTCAACGATTGATTTCAAATATTGATTTAACAGACAATGTCTTAGAAAAAGAATTAGGAGACAGAGCAGAGCCAGATTACGGTAAGAaattttgaaacatttaattGAATTGCAATAATAAATGTGTAATGATAAGGATAACTTACAGGAACCTGCAAAATTACTTAAGTTTATCAGGTATAGGCTAGTACTGGaacatatgaaaaat is a genomic window of Meleagris gallopavo isolate NT-WF06-2002-E0010 breed Aviagen turkey brand Nicholas breeding stock chromosome 1, Turkey_5.1, whole genome shotgun sequence containing:
- the CHODL gene encoding chondrolectin encodes the protein AVLVAATLCGSGALGGRVLSGQKVCYGGFKRSCYKIAYFQDLSRRVGFQEARQACEMDGGALLSLESEAEQQLIENMLQNLTKSGSGISDGDFWIGLWRSGDGLATSSACPDLYHWADGSISPFRNWYTDEPSCGSEACVVMYHQPTANPGLGGPYLYQWNDDRCNMKHNFICKYGPDNVLEKELGDRAEPDYGIFPTVPAGNPYDTNKPEDQYHVIATETGIIPNLIYVVIPTIPLLLLILVAFGTCCFQMLHKSKGRTKTSPNQSTLWISKTPRKDSSMEV